The Pygocentrus nattereri isolate fPygNat1 chromosome 1, fPygNat1.pri, whole genome shotgun sequence genome window below encodes:
- the erf gene encoding ETS domain-containing transcription factor ERF isoform X3: MNYDKLSRALRYYYNKRILHKTKGKRFTYKFNFNKLVLVNYPFIDMGSAGSGVPQSAPPVPSGVGTHFRFPPSTPSDVLSPSEELRSPGVFSAVARRMARGSVSDCSDGTSTNSELEEAGVAAGDDRPADRVFRNLLHPRLSHDSLFRVYGAPPNPPGLSRGGPHAPPHRVHPEPLSPFPVSPLPGPGGLLAPPLSPALSMTPTSHLPYTPSPSLSPMLGSHFSFNPEDMKRYLQAHTQSVYNYHLSPRAFLHYPNIVIPQPQRPDKGLGGSAAAGPHPPTHPLHHHQSEEPHLSPFKFKLQPPPLGRKQREGLPASGAGHTPSITTSGLGSSSSQCSNSASSGLVNSSGGPPKIKVEPISDVESEEEVEVTDISEEDDNCDVFAPPHSNGGPAPLPCNDGIVDDDDLEEDVFKTPAAPTSGAGPGLGLALLGLKAEPRELGLGQGPPSSPGGTRCIPLKLRFKRRWSEDQRMEAEAEEAEDKKSRAEKEEPVQEAEPKRVEENRDGKSPVSLAAPLGTGQRRVSSELQRATAQLSLENNGC; encoded by the exons ATGAACTATGACAAGCTCAGCCGAGCACTCAG ATACTACTACAACAAAAGGATTCTGCACAAGACCAAAGGGAAGAGATTCACCTATAAGTTTAACTTCAACAAGCTGGTGCTGGTCAACTATCCATTCATAGACATGGGATCTGCAG GCTCAGGAGTTCCCCAGAGTGCTCCTCCTGTCCCCTCAGGAGTGGGCACCCATTTCCGTTTTCCTCCATCCACACCATCAGATGTGCTTTCCCCCAGCGAGGAGCTGCGTAGTCCAGGTGTCTTTAGTGCTGTGGCCCGCCGAATGGCACGTGGCTCTGTCTCAGACTGCAGTGATGGGACTTCTACCAACTCTGAGCTGGAGGaagctggtgtggctgcaggcgATGACCGCCCAGCTGACCGTGTGTTCAGGAATCTCCTCCACCCTCGTCTCTCCCATGATTCCCTCTTTCGTGTCTATGGTGCCCCTCCCAATCCACCGGGGCTGTCACGCGGAGGCCCTCATGCACCCCCTCACAGGGTGCACCCCGAGCCCCTCTCCCCTTTCCCGGTGTCCCCTctccctggtcctggaggtctACTGGCCCCGCCTCTCTCCCCAGCCCTCTCCATGACCCCTACCTCGCACCTTCCCTACACCCCTTCCCCATCCCTATCTCCTATGCTGGGCTCCCACTTCTCCTTCAATCCAGAGGACATGAAGCGCTACCTGCAGGCTCACACCCAGAGCGTCTACAACTACCACCTGAGCCCACGCGCATTTCTGCACTACCCCAACATAGTCATCCCTCAGCCACAGCGCCCGGACAAGGGTCTTGGAggctcagcagcagcaggtcCACACCCCCCGACCCATCCCCTACACCACCACCAGTCTGAGGAGCCTCACCTCTCACCCTTCAAATTCAAGCTACAACCACCACCACTTGGCCGCAAACAAAGAGAAGGCCTCCCGGCTTCTGGGGCAGGACACACCCCTTCGATCACCACTTCGGGACTAGGTTCCTCGTCCAGCCAGTGTTCTAACTCTGCATCGTCTGGACTAGTGAACAGCTCAGGAGGGCCACCAAAAATAAAG GTTGAGCCCATCTCAGACGTAGAATCTGAGGAAGAGGTGGAAGTCACCGATATTAGTGAGGAAGATGATAATTGTGATGTTTTTGCCCCACCCCACTCCAATGGAGGCCCTGCTCCTCTGCCCTGTAATGACGGCATTGTGGACGACGACGATCTTGAGGAAGATGTCTTCAAGACCCCAGCTGCCCCGACTTCTGGTGCTGGCCCTGGCCTTGGCCTGGCGTTGCTGGGCCTCAAAGCTGAGCCCAGAGAGCTGGGCCTGGGCCAGGGTCCTCCTAGCAGTCCCGGGGGAACACGCTGCATCCCTCTGAAGCTTCGCTTCAAACGACGCTGGAGCGAGGACCAACGCATGGAAGCTGAAGCCGAGGAAGCTGAGGACAAGAAGAGCCGTGCTGAGAAGGAGGAGCCTGTCCAAGAGGCAGAGCCTAAAAGGGTggaagagaacagagatggaAAGAGCCCTGTAAGTTTGGCTGCGCCCCTGGGCACGGGCCAGAGGAGAGTGAGCTCTGAGCTGCAGAGAGCGACGGCGCAACTGTCTTTAGAGAATAATGGCTGCTGA
- the erf gene encoding ETS domain-containing transcription factor ERF isoform X2, producing MKTPGDSEWAYKPESSPGSRQIQLWHFILELLRKEEYHDVIAWQGDYGEFVIKDPDEVARLWGVRKCKPQMNYDKLSRALRYYYNKRILHKTKGKRFTYKFNFNKLVLVNYPFIDMGSAGSGVPQSAPPVPSGVGTHFRFPPSTPSDVLSPSEELRSPGVFSAVARRMARGSVSDCSDGTSTNSELEEAGVAAGDDRPADRVFRNLLHPRLSHDSLFRVYGAPPNPPGLSRGGPHAPPHRVHPEPLSPFPVSPLPGPGGLLAPPLSPALSMTPTSHLPYTPSPSLSPMLGSHFSFNPEDMKRYLQAHTQSVYNYHLSPRAFLHYPNIVIPQPQRPDKGLGGSAAAGPHPPTHPLHHHQSEEPHLSPFKFKLQPPPLGRKQREGLPASGAGHTPSITTSGLGSSSSQCSNSASSGLVNSSGGPPKIKVEPISDVESEEEVEVTDISEEDDNCDVFAPPHSNGGPAPLPCNDGIVDDDDLEEDVFKTPAAPTSGAGPGLGLALLGLKAEPRELGLGQGPPSSPGGTRCIPLKLRFKRRWSEDQRMEAEAEEAEDKKSRAEKEEPVQEAEPKRVEENRDGKSPVSLAAPLGTGQRRVSSELQRATAQLSLENNGC from the exons AATGGGCCTACAAGCCTGAATCAAGCCCAGGCTCCAGACAGATCCAGCTCTGGCACTTCATTCTGGAGCTGCTGAGGAAAGAGGAGTACCACGATGTCATTGCCTGGCAGGGCGACTATGGCGAGTTTGTGATCAAGGATCCAGATGAGGTGGCACGACTGTGGGGAGTCCGCAAGTGCAAACCGCAGATGAACTATGACAAGCTCAGCCGAGCACTCAG ATACTACTACAACAAAAGGATTCTGCACAAGACCAAAGGGAAGAGATTCACCTATAAGTTTAACTTCAACAAGCTGGTGCTGGTCAACTATCCATTCATAGACATGGGATCTGCAG GCTCAGGAGTTCCCCAGAGTGCTCCTCCTGTCCCCTCAGGAGTGGGCACCCATTTCCGTTTTCCTCCATCCACACCATCAGATGTGCTTTCCCCCAGCGAGGAGCTGCGTAGTCCAGGTGTCTTTAGTGCTGTGGCCCGCCGAATGGCACGTGGCTCTGTCTCAGACTGCAGTGATGGGACTTCTACCAACTCTGAGCTGGAGGaagctggtgtggctgcaggcgATGACCGCCCAGCTGACCGTGTGTTCAGGAATCTCCTCCACCCTCGTCTCTCCCATGATTCCCTCTTTCGTGTCTATGGTGCCCCTCCCAATCCACCGGGGCTGTCACGCGGAGGCCCTCATGCACCCCCTCACAGGGTGCACCCCGAGCCCCTCTCCCCTTTCCCGGTGTCCCCTctccctggtcctggaggtctACTGGCCCCGCCTCTCTCCCCAGCCCTCTCCATGACCCCTACCTCGCACCTTCCCTACACCCCTTCCCCATCCCTATCTCCTATGCTGGGCTCCCACTTCTCCTTCAATCCAGAGGACATGAAGCGCTACCTGCAGGCTCACACCCAGAGCGTCTACAACTACCACCTGAGCCCACGCGCATTTCTGCACTACCCCAACATAGTCATCCCTCAGCCACAGCGCCCGGACAAGGGTCTTGGAggctcagcagcagcaggtcCACACCCCCCGACCCATCCCCTACACCACCACCAGTCTGAGGAGCCTCACCTCTCACCCTTCAAATTCAAGCTACAACCACCACCACTTGGCCGCAAACAAAGAGAAGGCCTCCCGGCTTCTGGGGCAGGACACACCCCTTCGATCACCACTTCGGGACTAGGTTCCTCGTCCAGCCAGTGTTCTAACTCTGCATCGTCTGGACTAGTGAACAGCTCAGGAGGGCCACCAAAAATAAAG GTTGAGCCCATCTCAGACGTAGAATCTGAGGAAGAGGTGGAAGTCACCGATATTAGTGAGGAAGATGATAATTGTGATGTTTTTGCCCCACCCCACTCCAATGGAGGCCCTGCTCCTCTGCCCTGTAATGACGGCATTGTGGACGACGACGATCTTGAGGAAGATGTCTTCAAGACCCCAGCTGCCCCGACTTCTGGTGCTGGCCCTGGCCTTGGCCTGGCGTTGCTGGGCCTCAAAGCTGAGCCCAGAGAGCTGGGCCTGGGCCAGGGTCCTCCTAGCAGTCCCGGGGGAACACGCTGCATCCCTCTGAAGCTTCGCTTCAAACGACGCTGGAGCGAGGACCAACGCATGGAAGCTGAAGCCGAGGAAGCTGAGGACAAGAAGAGCCGTGCTGAGAAGGAGGAGCCTGTCCAAGAGGCAGAGCCTAAAAGGGTggaagagaacagagatggaAAGAGCCCTGTAAGTTTGGCTGCGCCCCTGGGCACGGGCCAGAGGAGAGTGAGCTCTGAGCTGCAGAGAGCGACGGCGCAACTGTCTTTAGAGAATAATGGCTGCTGA
- the erf gene encoding ETS domain-containing transcription factor ERF isoform X1, producing the protein MKTPGDSGFAFPEWAYKPESSPGSRQIQLWHFILELLRKEEYHDVIAWQGDYGEFVIKDPDEVARLWGVRKCKPQMNYDKLSRALRYYYNKRILHKTKGKRFTYKFNFNKLVLVNYPFIDMGSAGSGVPQSAPPVPSGVGTHFRFPPSTPSDVLSPSEELRSPGVFSAVARRMARGSVSDCSDGTSTNSELEEAGVAAGDDRPADRVFRNLLHPRLSHDSLFRVYGAPPNPPGLSRGGPHAPPHRVHPEPLSPFPVSPLPGPGGLLAPPLSPALSMTPTSHLPYTPSPSLSPMLGSHFSFNPEDMKRYLQAHTQSVYNYHLSPRAFLHYPNIVIPQPQRPDKGLGGSAAAGPHPPTHPLHHHQSEEPHLSPFKFKLQPPPLGRKQREGLPASGAGHTPSITTSGLGSSSSQCSNSASSGLVNSSGGPPKIKVEPISDVESEEEVEVTDISEEDDNCDVFAPPHSNGGPAPLPCNDGIVDDDDLEEDVFKTPAAPTSGAGPGLGLALLGLKAEPRELGLGQGPPSSPGGTRCIPLKLRFKRRWSEDQRMEAEAEEAEDKKSRAEKEEPVQEAEPKRVEENRDGKSPVSLAAPLGTGQRRVSSELQRATAQLSLENNGC; encoded by the exons GGTTTGCCTTCCCAGAATGGGCCTACAAGCCTGAATCAAGCCCAGGCTCCAGACAGATCCAGCTCTGGCACTTCATTCTGGAGCTGCTGAGGAAAGAGGAGTACCACGATGTCATTGCCTGGCAGGGCGACTATGGCGAGTTTGTGATCAAGGATCCAGATGAGGTGGCACGACTGTGGGGAGTCCGCAAGTGCAAACCGCAGATGAACTATGACAAGCTCAGCCGAGCACTCAG ATACTACTACAACAAAAGGATTCTGCACAAGACCAAAGGGAAGAGATTCACCTATAAGTTTAACTTCAACAAGCTGGTGCTGGTCAACTATCCATTCATAGACATGGGATCTGCAG GCTCAGGAGTTCCCCAGAGTGCTCCTCCTGTCCCCTCAGGAGTGGGCACCCATTTCCGTTTTCCTCCATCCACACCATCAGATGTGCTTTCCCCCAGCGAGGAGCTGCGTAGTCCAGGTGTCTTTAGTGCTGTGGCCCGCCGAATGGCACGTGGCTCTGTCTCAGACTGCAGTGATGGGACTTCTACCAACTCTGAGCTGGAGGaagctggtgtggctgcaggcgATGACCGCCCAGCTGACCGTGTGTTCAGGAATCTCCTCCACCCTCGTCTCTCCCATGATTCCCTCTTTCGTGTCTATGGTGCCCCTCCCAATCCACCGGGGCTGTCACGCGGAGGCCCTCATGCACCCCCTCACAGGGTGCACCCCGAGCCCCTCTCCCCTTTCCCGGTGTCCCCTctccctggtcctggaggtctACTGGCCCCGCCTCTCTCCCCAGCCCTCTCCATGACCCCTACCTCGCACCTTCCCTACACCCCTTCCCCATCCCTATCTCCTATGCTGGGCTCCCACTTCTCCTTCAATCCAGAGGACATGAAGCGCTACCTGCAGGCTCACACCCAGAGCGTCTACAACTACCACCTGAGCCCACGCGCATTTCTGCACTACCCCAACATAGTCATCCCTCAGCCACAGCGCCCGGACAAGGGTCTTGGAggctcagcagcagcaggtcCACACCCCCCGACCCATCCCCTACACCACCACCAGTCTGAGGAGCCTCACCTCTCACCCTTCAAATTCAAGCTACAACCACCACCACTTGGCCGCAAACAAAGAGAAGGCCTCCCGGCTTCTGGGGCAGGACACACCCCTTCGATCACCACTTCGGGACTAGGTTCCTCGTCCAGCCAGTGTTCTAACTCTGCATCGTCTGGACTAGTGAACAGCTCAGGAGGGCCACCAAAAATAAAG GTTGAGCCCATCTCAGACGTAGAATCTGAGGAAGAGGTGGAAGTCACCGATATTAGTGAGGAAGATGATAATTGTGATGTTTTTGCCCCACCCCACTCCAATGGAGGCCCTGCTCCTCTGCCCTGTAATGACGGCATTGTGGACGACGACGATCTTGAGGAAGATGTCTTCAAGACCCCAGCTGCCCCGACTTCTGGTGCTGGCCCTGGCCTTGGCCTGGCGTTGCTGGGCCTCAAAGCTGAGCCCAGAGAGCTGGGCCTGGGCCAGGGTCCTCCTAGCAGTCCCGGGGGAACACGCTGCATCCCTCTGAAGCTTCGCTTCAAACGACGCTGGAGCGAGGACCAACGCATGGAAGCTGAAGCCGAGGAAGCTGAGGACAAGAAGAGCCGTGCTGAGAAGGAGGAGCCTGTCCAAGAGGCAGAGCCTAAAAGGGTggaagagaacagagatggaAAGAGCCCTGTAAGTTTGGCTGCGCCCCTGGGCACGGGCCAGAGGAGAGTGAGCTCTGAGCTGCAGAGAGCGACGGCGCAACTGTCTTTAGAGAATAATGGCTGCTGA